In Zingiber officinale cultivar Zhangliang chromosome 3B, Zo_v1.1, whole genome shotgun sequence, a single window of DNA contains:
- the LOC122054734 gene encoding G-type lectin S-receptor-like serine/threonine-protein kinase At2g19130, translated as MVGCEDRLGSIEGRRTALEQIERLCLAVLARRRRLDKEEEGRRVGRRWLVEPEEGERKSGGGGGDAREQRSRARETSLSGNQTITSRGGRFVLGFFTPPGSGGNYYIGIWYGEISVLTPAWVANRVTPITDQTTSELKISDDGNLVLLNQFKSVIWSTNVTTIPSSDSTVVAVILDNGNLQLRDGSNSSLVFWQSFDHPTDTWLPGAKLGFNKITKRSQHLTSWKNKVDPSPGIFTFEMDPTGLSQYLILWNMSRIYWASVLWDGHLSSLVPVGFMYHMQVVNDTDEMYITFTADVANHSMYRVVLDNDTGQIQVQVWIENSK; from the exons ATGGTCGGCTGTGAGGATCGGCTCGGTAGCATAGAGGGAAGGAGGACGGCGCTAGAGCAAATTGAACGGCTCTGCTTGGCTGTGCTCGcgcgtcgccggcgcttggacaaggaggaagaagggaggcgCGTCGGTCGGCGGTGGCTCGTCGAACCAGAGGAGGGGGAAAGGAAATCGGGAGGCggcggcggagatgctagggaaCAAAGGAGTCGGGCTCGCG AAACTTCTCTGTCCGGAAACCAGACCATCACCTCCAGAGGCGGCAGGTTCGTGCTTGGCTTTTTCACGCCACCAGGCAGCGGCGGCAACTATTACATCGGCATCTGGTACGGTGAGATCTCTGTGCTCACCCCCGCGTGGGTGGCCAACAGAGTCACTCCAATCACCGACCAAACCACGTCGGAGCTTAAGATCTCTGACGATGGCAACCTCGTCCTCCTCAACCAGTTCAAATCCGTCATATGGTCCACCAACGTCACCACCATCCCATCCTCCGACTCCACAGTCGTCGCGGTCATCCTTGACAACGGTAATCTCCAGCTCAGGGATGGATCCAACTCCTCGCTCGTCTTCTGGCAGAGCTTTGATCACCCCACTGACACTTGGCTTCCTGGTGCCAAGTTGGGGTTCAATAAGATCACCAAAAGATCCCAGCACCTCACTTCCTGGAAGAATAAAGTTGACCCTTCTCCTGGGATCTTCACCTTTGAGATGGATCCGACTGGACTCTCACAATACTTGATTTTATGGAATATGTCTCGCATATATTGGGCTAGTGTACTGTGGGATGGCCACTTATCTAGTTTAGTGCCTGTGGGATTTATGTACCACATGCAAGTAGTCAATGATACAGATGAGATGTATATCACATTCACGGCAGATGTTGCCAATCATTCCATGTATAGAGTGGTATTGGATAATGATACCGGCCAGATCCAAGTACAGGTGTGGATAGAGAATTCGAAGTGA
- the LOC122056108 gene encoding G-type lectin S-receptor-like serine/threonine-protein kinase At2g19130, with the protein MLIWARPTSKCSVYGVCGPFGSCTDFTLPFCYCVNGFRIKSQTDWDLGDRSQGCERKTPLQCSGLNNSVDSEKDGFFEMTNVRLPDSPNTLATAGSREGCELSCLSNCSCNAYSYNDSGCFVWYGGLLNLQEQYNQSDAGTLYLRLAASELQSSESHKKRMVAHISNGVVGVIVPAVVVCLFIIGGLIWKRERRRATQNSKIVQNSMVSFMYDELRMATKNFSEKLGGGGFGSVFKGSLPGSIDIAVKKLEGLYQGEKQFRSEVSTLGAIQHVNLIRLIGFCSQGTKKLLVYELMPSGSLADQLFRSNSNVLDWKTRYRIAIGTARGLAYLHEQCRNNIIHCDIKPENILLDDALVPKVADFGLAKLVGRNFSKVLTTIRGSRGYIAPEWISGMPITTKVDVYSYGMMLFEIISGKRNLVCATESCFEFFPSVATSKLINGDVEVLLDHRLEGEADMGELAIACKLAGWCIQDDESSRPTMSQVVQALEGNLDINIPPIPKFLQRLSDSCADNINSPGNFSSNQNSNSRASSAEINNATT; encoded by the coding sequence ATGCTCATCTGGGCTCGACCGACCAGCAAGTGCTCAGTTTATGGGGTATGTGGACCTTTTGGTAGCTGCACTGACTTCACCTTACCCTTCTGTTATTgtgttaatggattcaggatcaAGTCTCAGACAGATTGGGATTTGGGTGATAGAAGTCAGGGCTGCGAGAGGAAGACTCCTTTACAATGCAGTGGTCTAAACAACTCTGTCGATTCAGAGAAAGATGGCTTCTTTGAGATGACAAATGTCAGGCTGCCTGATAGCCCCAACACTTTGGCCACAGCTGGAAGCAGGGAAGGCTGCGAGTTGTCTTGCTTGAGTAATTGCTCCTGCAATGCTTATTCCTACAACGATAGTGGCTGCTTTGTTTGGTATGGAGGGTTGCTGAATCTGCAAGAACAATATAATCAGTCTGATGCAGGTACTCTTTACCTGCGCTTGGCTGCCTCGGAGTTGCAATCTTCTGAAAGCCACAAGAAGAGAATGGTAGCTCACATATCCAACGGGGTCGTCGGGGTCATCGTGCCAGCTGTTGTAGTTTGTTTGTTCATCATTGGGGGTTTGATATGGAAGCGAGAGAGGAGGAGAGCTACCCAAAACTCAAAAATTGTGCAGAATTCTATGGTCTCCTTCATGTATGATGAGCTGCGGATGGCCACCAAAAACTTCTCTGAAAAGCTCGGAGGAGGGGGATTTGGATCTGTGTTTAAAGGGTCGTTGCCCGGCTCAATTGATATTGCTGTGAAGAAGCTTGAGGGTCTTTACCAAGGCGAGAAGCAGTTCCGATCCGAGGTGAGCACACTAGGAGCTATTCAACATGTAAACCTCATTAGGCTAATTGGCTTTTGCTCTCAAGGGACCAAAAAGTTGTTGGTCTATGAGTTAATGCCAAGCGGTTCGTTAGCTGATCAGCTTTTTCGTAGCAACTCGAATGTTTTGGACTGGAAAACAAGATATCGAATTGCTATCGGAACTGCAAGAGGATTAGCTTATCTTCATGAGCAATGCAGGAACAACATCATACATTGTGACATTAAGCCAGAGAACATACTATTGGACGATGCACTTGTGCCAAAAGTAGCCGATTTTGGTCTAGCAAAGCTCGTCGGAAGGAACTTTAGCAAAGTTCTCACAACCATTAGAGGAAGTAGAGGGTACATTGCACCCGAATGGATTTCAGGTATGCCCATCACCACCAAAGTAGATGTTTACAGCTACGGAATGATGTTGTTCGAGATCATATCCGGCAAGAGAAATTTAGTCTGTGCAACAGAAAGTTGTTTTGAGTTTTTTCCATCAGTGGCAACAAGCAAACTCATTAACGGAGATGTCGAAGTCTTGCTAGACCACCGTCTTGAGGGGGAAGCTGACATGGGAGAGCTTGCAATAGCTTGTAAATTGGCCGGTTGGTGCATTCAAGATGATGAGAGTTCCAGGCCAACGATGAGTCAAGTTGTTCAAGCTCTAGAGGGTAATCTAGACATCAACATTCCTCCTATTCCTAAGTTTCTCCAACGTCTATCTGACTCTTGTGCCGACAACATCAATTCCCCTGGAAACTTCTCTTCAAATCAGAACTCCAACAGTCGTGCCTCTTCAGCTGAGATAAACAATGCTACAACTTAA